The proteins below come from a single Kosakonia sp. SMBL-WEM22 genomic window:
- the mgrB gene encoding PhoP/PhoQ regulator MgrB, whose amino-acid sequence MRKFRWLLLIAVVVVCLLLWTQMLNVMCDQDVQFFSGICVINKFIPW is encoded by the coding sequence GTGAGAAAATTTAGATGGCTGTTGCTGATTGCCGTGGTGGTGGTCTGCCTGCTGCTCTGGACTCAAATGCTTAATGTGATGTGCGATCAGGATGTGCAATTTTTCAGCGGTATCTGTGTCATCAATAAATTCATCCCCTGGTAG
- a CDS encoding YobH family protein, which yields MRTLIRGVIVVALLWTGLLLSGYGVLINSNENAAGLGLQCKYATARGTSTAQYVHSSNGLFGLANCPLMRKSDNVIDNG from the coding sequence ATGCGTACACTTATTCGAGGCGTCATCGTTGTCGCACTACTGTGGACTGGACTTTTGTTGAGCGGCTATGGCGTGCTGATTAATAGTAACGAAAATGCGGCAGGCCTTGGCCTACAGTGCAAATACGCGACCGCACGTGGTACCAGCACGGCGCAGTATGTTCATTCCAGCAACGGTCTATTCGGCCTGGCTAACTGCCCGCTAATGCGTAAAAGCGATAACGTCATTGATAACGGCTGA